One genomic window of Tissierellales bacterium includes the following:
- a CDS encoding ATP-binding cassette domain-containing protein, with the protein MNPEKLFGKPQYLKAVDGVSFEMKRGETFALVGESGCGKSTIGRTI; encoded by the coding sequence ATGAATCCAGAGAAATTATTTGGGAAACCACAATATTTGAAAGCTGTAGATGGTGTTAGCTTTGAAATGAAAAGAGGAGAAACATTTGCACTGGTAGGTGAATCAGGATGTGGCAAATCTACTATTGGAAGGACTATA